A stretch of Aspergillus nidulans FGSC A4 chromosome VI DNA encodes these proteins:
- a CDS encoding H(+)-transporting V0 sector ATPase subunit c (transcript_id=CADANIAT00009990) translates to MASELCPVYAPFFGSLGCTSAIVFTCFGAAYGTAKAGVGVCSMGVLRPDLIVKNIVPVVMAGIIGIYGLVVSVLIANNLGQKVPLYTALVQLGAGLAVGLAGLAAGFAIGIVGDAGVRGTAQQPRLYVGMILILIFAEVLGLYGLIVALLMNSRATLEASC, encoded by the exons ATGGCCTCTGAGCTTTG TCCCGTCTATGCG ccattcTTTGGCTCCCTTGGCTGCACTTCAGCCATTGTTTTCACTTGCTTTGGAGCTGCTTATGGAACCGCTAAAGCGGGTGTCGGTGTCTGCTCCATGGGTGTCCTCCGCCCCGACCTGATTGTTAAAA ACATCGTTCCTGTCGTCATGGCTGGTATTATCGGTATCTACGGGCTGGTCGTGTCCGTCCTTATCGCAAACAACCTCGGCCAGAAGGTTCCCCTCTACACAGCGCTTGTCCAGCTGGGAGCTGGTCTTGCGGTCGGTCTTGCTGGTTTGGCTGCTGG TTTCGCCATTGGTATTGTCGGAGACGCCGGTGTCCGCGGAACGGCTCAACAGCCAAGACTCTACGTCGGAATGATTCTTATTCTCATTTTCGCTGAAGTTCTGG GTCTTTACGGTCTCATCGTTGCCCTTCTCATGAACTCCCGTGCCACCCTCGAGGCCAGCTGCTAG
- a CDS encoding guanine nucleotide-binding protein subunit alpha ganA (transcript_id=CADANIAT00009988) gives MGCMSSKQLEAGDDKEAIQRNARIEKSLKNDKKVMDRTIKILLLGAGESGKSTIIKQMRIIHSGGFPEDERRQTRAVIYSNIVVAFKVLLDIMRTENIDFEQEGTRVSDTEFVDNLEPDVGVEEAFSDLRVRDAMNEMWKDGGVQKAVSKGHEFALHDNLNYFFHSLDRLFESGWLPDNQDMLQARLRTTGITETLFELGQMNFRMMDVGGQRSERKKWIHCFEGVQCLLFMVALSGYDQCLVEDQNANQMHEAMMLFESLVNGEWFKRKPIILFLNKIDLFKDKLAISPISKHFPDYSDSNTDFDAAAKYFADRFRGINRIPEREIYIHYTNATDTTLLKATMDSVQDMIIQKNLHTLIL, from the exons ATGGGTTGTATGAGCTCAAAGCAGCTCGAAGCGGGGGATGACAAAGAAGCTATCCAGCGAAATGCGAGGATAGAAAAGAGCCTGAAGAACGATAAGAAAGTGATGGATCGGACGATCAAGATTCTGCTTCTTG GTGCTGGTGAATCGGGGAAATCAACCATCATTAAGCAAATGCGCATCATCCACTCGGGAGGTTTCCCAGAAGATGAGCGCCGCCAAACACGAGCAGTGATCTATTCAAACATTGTGGTTGCTTTCAAAGTTCTTCTGGACATTATGCGAACGGAGAATATCGATTTCGAACAAGAAGGCACAAGAGTCAGTGATA CAGAATTCGTGGACAATCTAGAGCCCGATGTGGGTGTCGAGGAAGCATTTTCCGACCTTCGAGTTCGCGATGCAATGAACGAAATGTGGAAAGACGGCGGAGTTCAGAAGGCTGTCTCGAAGGGCCATGAGTTCGCTCTTCACGACAACCTGAATTA CTTCTTCCATTCGCTCGACCGATTATTCGAGTCCGGCTGGCTTCCGGACAATCAGGATATGTTACAGGCGCGTTTGCGAACAACCGGTATCACAGAAACACTATTTGAACTAGGCCAGATGAATTTCCGGATGATGGACGTTGGAGGACAGCGGTCGGAGCGAAAGAAATGGATTCATTGCTTCGAGGGTGTCCAGTGCTTACTCTTCATGGTTGCATTGTCCGGATACGACCAATGTCTGGTTGAGGACCAGAATGCT AACCAAATGCATGAAGCAATGATGCTTTTCGAGTCATTGGTGAACGGCGAATGGTTCAAACGAAAGCCCATTATCTTATTTCTCAACAAGATTGACCTCTTCAAAGACAAGCTCGCGATATCTCCCATCTCAAAGCACTTTCCCGACTACAGCGACTCGAACACCGACTTTGATGCGGCAGCAAAATACTTCGCCGATCGCTTCCGAGGTATCAACCGGATTCCGGAGCGAGAAATCTATATTCACTACACCAACGCCACGGATACAACTTTGTTGAAGGCTACCATGGACTCTGTACAGGATATGATTATCCAGAAGAATCTCCACACGCTCATACTCTAA
- a CDS encoding lipase ROG1 family protein (transcript_id=CADANIAT00009994) — protein MDPDSDNWTTAPKADHLCVLVHGLWGNPSHMGSIASALRKRYDEKQLHILVAECNTGNLTYDGIEVCGERLAHEIEATLSKLEADGHKMRKLSVVGYSLGGLISRYAIGLLYARGWLDDDKLEPVNFTTFASPHLGARAPVRGVQNLLFNGLGSRTISTSGKQMFLADTFQDTGKPLLSALADPNSIFIEGLKRFKNRCVYGNVVNDRTTAFYTTIFASEDHFRDLENKTIKYVKGYEPVVIDPDVYTLPASEDKKRPPFPLRAWQSIRTFFSKLPFWLFFCLILSIAIPVFLVYSVRETFRSRERIREHEEGPGKSFRSYRMPLGLRRIQTAMDEVFENAAARQDPDYISPNVPTTDLESQTASRNDKTGTAEDSPAAASSGNSTDDANKVKKVRCGEKRPTIALTPDQFSMIKSLNAVGFRKYPVYIHNHEHTHAAIVVRMDDPGYAEGHTVIKHWLDQEFDL, from the exons ATGGATCCCGATTCAGACAACTGGACAACAGCACCAAAGGCGGATCATCTCTGCGTACTCGTTCATGG ACTATGGGGTAATCCTTCACATATGGGCAGTATTGCTTCAGCCCTGCGAAAACGCTACGACGAAAAGCAACTACATATCCTCGTCGCGGAGTGCAACACCGGCAACCTCACATACGATGGTATCGAAGTATGCGGAGAGCGACTTGCGCATGAAATCGAAGCGACGCTAAGCAAGCTAGAGGCTGACGGGCACAAGATGAGAAAACTCAGCGTGGTTGGCTACTCCCTGGGAGGCCTGATATCGAGGTACGCGATCGGGTTGCTGTATGCCCGGGGCTGGCTTGACGATGACAAACTCGAACCCGTCAACTTCACAACCTTTGCGTCTCCGCATCTCGGAGCCCGAGCCCCGGTCAGGGGTGTTCAAAATCTGCTCTTCAACGGGTTGGGCTCCCGGACTATCTCGACTTCTGGGAAACAGATGTTCTTGGCCGATACGTTTCAGGATACAGGGAAGCCACTGCTCAGCGCTTTAGCGGACCCCAACAGTATCTTCATAGAAGGGCTGAAGAGGTTCAAGAATCGGTGTGTCTATGGCAATGTGGTCAACGACCGCACCACGGCCTTTTACACCACGATCTTCGCGAGCGAAGACCACTTCCGGGATCTGGAGAATAAAACCATCAAATATGTGAAGGGGTATGAGCCGGTCGTCATCGACCCGGACGTTTACACGCTGCCAGCATCAGAGGATAAGAAGCGGCCCCCGTTTCCGTTGCGAGCGTGGCAGAGCATCCGAACGTTCTTCAGCAAGCTGCctttctggctcttcttctgtctcaTTCTGTCGATTGCTATCCCAGTCTTCCTTGTCTATTCCGTCCGCGAGACATTTCGTAGCCGAGAACGCATTCGCGAGCATGAAGAGGGACCTGGAAAATCTTTCAGGAGCTATCGCATGCCGCTTGGCCTGAGGAGGATACAGACGGCCATGGACGAGGTATTCGAGAATGCAGCGGCAAGACAGGACCCCGATTATATCTCTCCAAACGTACCCACCACAGACCTGGAGTCTCAGACGGCTTCGCGCAATGACAAAACTGGTACAGCGGAAGATTCACCAGCTGCGGCCTCATCAGGAAACTCAACCGACGACGCAAACAAAGTAAAGAAAGTCAGGTGTGGAGAAAAACGACCCACCATAGCTCTTACCCCAGATCAATTCTCCATGATCAAGTCTCTGAACGCCGTCGGTTTCCGCAAGTACCCAGTATACATCCACAACCATGAGCACACCCACGCGGCGATCGTGGTTCGAATGGATGATCCTGGCTACGCAGAGGGCCATACCGTGATCAAGCACTGGCTTGACCAAGAATTCGATCTATGA
- a CDS encoding mitochondrial 37S ribosomal protein mS38 (transcript_id=CADANIAT00009989), giving the protein MLSSSLRRAAWAPVAPVAGICRSSTQGLATTSAGIVRQRRYSSSSSKPSDGSRKVDASSQAPAKDVSSAGEKQGKSPRRRGKDGSGSGRNGSRSNQPNAFSNLPSVPSTQHLQPHDVQLASFFSIHRPISVSTTVPPPSTPEAFDSIFTKQPSKNSSDDVIFTLSSAVNSMEHAAHHLAENDGIMNAFEMESNQLDGLDMTELKMSVEEMTKRLRPFNPPPPPTPYVASAEAEQRQETSSYSAVLTIQESTLSDGSKTYEAHTTPFVQARTMEAPSAEGIDAVIDVPQGSQTTYLERLRNPGTMQALSTRRRRIRKMKNHKFKKLLRRTRTLRRKLDKA; this is encoded by the exons ATGCTGTCATCCTCATTACGCCGCGCGGCTTGGGCACCGGTAGCGCCAGTGGCTGGTATCTGTCGCTCGTCTACCCAGGGCCTGGCTACAACATCTGCTGGCATCGTACGTCAACGCCGTtactcttcctcatcctctaAGCCGAGCGACGGCTCCAGAAAGGTCGACGCTTCGTCTCAAGCGCCCGCGAAAGACGTCAGCTCCGCCGGAGAGAAGCAGGGTAAGTCCCCTAGACGCCGGGGCAAggatggcagtggcagtggccGCAACGGCTCCAGGTCCAACCAGCCGAATGCTTTTTCGAACCTTCCCAGTGTTCCCTCGACGCAACATTTGCAGCCACACG ATGTTCAACTCGCATCATTCTTTTCTATCCACCGACCAATCTCCGTCTCCACGACAGTTCCTCCACCCTCCACCCCCGAAGCGTTCGACTCGATATTCACCAAGCAGCCTTCTAAAAACTCTTCGGACGATGTGATATTCACCCTATCCTCGGCAGTTAACTCGATGGAGCATGCCGCGCACCATCTCGCCGAGAACGACGGAATAATGAACGCGTTTGAGATGGAGAGCAACCAGCTCGATGGCCTAGACATGACCGAGTTGAAGATGTCTGTGGAGGAAATGACCAAGCGTCTCCGCCCATTCAaccctccaccaccgccgacTCCTTACGTCGCCTCGGCGGAGGCTGAGCAACGCCAGGAAACGTCGAGCTACTCCGCTGTCCTTACCATTCAAGAGTCCACTCTCTCCGACGGCAGCAAGACCTATGAAGCTCACACCACCCCGTTCGTCCAAGCTAGGACCATGGAGGCTCCTAGCGCTGAGGGGATCGATGCCGTCATCGACGTTCCTCAGGGCTCCCAGACCACCTACCTTGAGCGCTTGCGCAACCCTGGAACCATGCAGGCGCTCAGTACACGACGACGACGTATTCGCAAGATGAAGAATCACAAGTTCAAGAAGCTGCTGCGCCGCACGAGAACACTGAGGCGAAAGCTCGACAAGGCCTAA
- a CDS encoding uncharacterized protein (transcript_id=CADANIAT00009991) produces MWVFLRLGGEAERKAHQAFDPKISPLLQHVGNSLFFLRNTITITVLRANASMSVALGFSLRCMPARLAARLDLVRLELGWNRGTICSQAHYSRRRWAGTKTTQATDRRSACTWLTTTPEQLSSEDILSSFPTELSRSTLDYIPVLLFTPAFAQWADAQGTFFEQCLSRLYQKTSDRLPQLPIHAVCAVIDRLPHYAREHNAFGESEGISIILARRDDIQGKAATPRQIRLAETEEPTLLFSFREDIRDQSLRQPAHEIGLRLANTIFLNGKENTLFGTRCAYDTSSRRLKLEKSVDLSTCSVMMRPNSIRSSLDLPLYPVGERRKVISSMGNILRQVAKRADGKSDESMPASSELEKVLPRYISENDIADRRVTVWALIEKTEKSPYAKSNHSQSSLEEAIQNGAKLHRVMSGGGGWGKKQGLLSLDPEMSFGELREEDIKPLHRLLSMDEVDSAYEAARPPELPMFLQDLSKLSQAAEPGDYVQFFASVAERELYSNSSISKREFSGNAVSCCFGVMSDADMLSSHTVGHKNLTVVPNHFGALSEKAITYLQPLAEAKSDTFETHTKVDVPGSRLALILE; encoded by the exons ATGTGGGTGTTCCTGAGGCTTGGCGGCGAAGCGGAGCGAAAAGCTCACCAGGCCTTTGACCCAAAAATtagccctcttcttcaacacGTAGGCAactcccttttttttttgcggaACACTATAACGATTACTGTTCTTAGAGCCAATGCTTCCATGTCGGTAGCACTTGGTTTCTCCCTGCGCTGTATGCCAGCGCGGCTGGCTGCCAGGCTAGACCTCGTTCGTCTGGAGTTGGGATGGAATCGTGGCACTATCTGTTCACAAGCGCATTATTCTAGGCGCAGATGGGCTGGAACAAAGACGACTCAAGCCACAGATCGGCGATCGGCTTGTACATGGCTAACTACGACGCCTGAGCAGCTG TCCTCAGAAGACATTCTTTCTAGTTTTCCTACCGAATTATCCCGGTCAACACTGGATTATATCCCTGTTCTCCTCTTTACCCCCGCTTTCGCCCAATGGGCCGATGCACAAGGCACGTTCTTCGAGCAATGTCTCAGCAGATTATACCAGAAGACCTCGGACCGTCTACCACAATTGCCTATCCATGCCGTTTGTGCCGTAATTGATCGCCTTCCACACTATGCACGAGAGCATAATGCGTTTGGTGAATCTGAAGGGATATCAATCATACTCGCTAGACGAGATGATATTCAGGGCAAAGCCGCTACACCTCGTCAAATCCGCTTGGCGGAGACTGAAGAACCGACGCTGCTCTTCTCGTTTCGGGAAGACATCCGAGACCAGTCCTTACGCCAGCCCGCCCACGAGATTGGACTGCGACTCGCAAATACAATCTTCTTaaatggaaaagaaaacaCACTATTTGGGACAAGGTGCGCTTATGAtacttcttcaagaagactcaagctggagaaatcGGTCGACCTGTCTACGTGCTCGGTCATGATGAGGCCCAACAGTATTCGCAGCTCACTAGATCTCCCACTGTACCCTGTTGGAGAGCGACGCAAGGTTATATCTAGCATGGGAAACATCCTCCGTCAGGTAGCAAAACGTGCCGACGGCAAATCGGACGAATCAATGCCGGCTTCGTCcgagttggagaaggtgCTTCCTAGGTATATCTCAGAAAATGACATTGCCGATCGAAGGGTCACTGTTTGGGCTTTGATTGAAAAAACGGAGAAAAGCCCCTACGCAAAATCAAACCATTCGCAAAGCAGTCTTGAAGAGGCAATCCAGAACGGCGCCAAACTTCATCGTGTTATgagcggcggaggaggatgggGGAAAAAACAGGGCCTTCTGTCACTTGACCCGGAAATGAGCTTTGGAGAGCTTCGTGAGGAGGACATAAAACCTCTGCATCGACTCCTTTCAATGGATGAGGTAGACTCAGCATACGAGGCTGCCCGCCCCCCGGAGTTGCCGATGTTCCTGCAAGATCTGTCAAAGCTGTCGCAGGCCGCAGAGCCGGGAGACTACGTTCAGTTTTTTGCCTCTGTTGCAGAGCGGGAGCTATACTCCAACAGTAGTATTAGCAAGCGCGAATTCTCAGGAAACGCCGTTTCATGCTGCTTCGGCGTGATGTCGGACGCAGATATGTTGTCGAGCCACACAGTGGGCCATAAGAATTTGACGGTTGTGCCAAACCATTTTGGCGCACTCTCCGAGAAAGCCATCACGTACCTGCAGCCTCTGGCTGAAGCCAAGTCAGATACGTTTGAGACTCATACTAAGGTCGACGTTCCTGGATCGCGTCTCGCTTTGATACTCGAGTAA
- a CDS encoding uncharacterized protein (transcript_id=CADANIAT00009992): MLPYASQWVLTAALVLVYLTQSTYTTTVSLLDLLPRCASRCLEDFISTEYPRGACSEGCDLNYLCTTETTSGYTLGEAGLRCSLSKCSMEVALSFDTYSICENVPGALPRTHPTIVATITSPTNPTSTVGPTTVIATGTETTDTPTTTRPLSTETANTSTSLTTSQSQTSSSESTEHPKTETDKPTATTTDSSPSATSREASNEPGQGSNLNSGAVIGVSVASGIAGFFIIGVIIFFCCRKIRRKAQDREFFEIGGHMTEPPDFSFPPKRPPMGPRPSPKKLFGTDSESVRLVPPAEAEYHDPAQHPAVVVTQPEEDYEYGRMSTKNTDRAGFQSTSNLDFDAESTVSSRTVSDLLPDKPTLYPRPLRWSQQKKVIPSSGATVFEENHARPARPRRLPSPPLQQSGLASGIARGQNRHLMAGLPANPRAMMYGFGGPGLTPPWKEFKHEKRSVYPSAKEQASRQAAVHGTPPYPPGHNRVDYDDDLDNYWKNSNAGFVGAKVIQPQHQPQSLDPSTARGAGANRNSVNDYPGYQFEFGFGDSSSSSESRRASRNSGGFRPLTPVREIRTPLREMQKPTGESSNHGKSSTTRYLSTTKSSGPGPRPLPGPPVPPHPPQEVVSRPRIVRQDDIKRVQIRRGKPLPSPKDSEVTVPYSPDDFWFEPKDEPSSASAYILPAPRSSPNYKKYTSKGQLGMPKKKPLPPERNLTPSRRGEDLILQVE, translated from the coding sequence ATGTTACCATATGCCTCTCAATGGGTACTTACAGCAGCCCTTGTCCTCGTATATCTCACGCAAAGCACGTACACGACGACCGTATCCCTACTTGATCTACTGCCGAGATGTGCTTCAAGATGCCTTGAGGATTTCATAAGCACCGAATATCCGAGGGGCGCTTGTTCTGAGGGGTGTGACTTGAATTATCTATGCACGACAGAAACAACCAGCGGCTATACACTGGGAGAGGCGGGCTTGCGATGCAGTCTTTCCAAGTGCTCCATGGAGGTGGCTTTGAGTTTTGATACCTACAGTATATGCGAGAATGTACCTGGAGCATTACCGCGGACTCATCCTACAATTGTCGCTACAATAACGTCGCCTACTAACCCTACATCTACGGTGGGACCTACCACTGTCATTGCAACAGGGACGGAGACCACAGATACTCCTACGACAACACGCCCCTTGTCAACAGAAACAGCCAACACGTCAACGTCACTAACAACATCACAAAGCCAGACGTCCAGCTCTGAGAGCACAGAGCATCCTAAGACGGAAACAGACAAGCCCACAGCGACGACAACGGATTCATCACCTAGCGCAACTTCTAGAGAAGCATCCAATGAGCCAGGCCAAGGAAGCAATCTCAACTCTGGTGCCGTCATTGGCGTCTCCGTTGCTTCTGGGATCGCTGGTTTTTTCATCATCGGGGTCATAATTTTCTTCTGTTGCAGGAAGATTAGGCGCAAGGCCCAGGATCGTGAATTCTTTGAGATTGGCGGGCACATGACTGAGCCTCCGGATTTCAGCTTCCCCCCGAAACGGCCTCCGATGGGGCCTCGACCATCTCCTAAGAAGTTGTTTGGTACAGATTCTGAGAGTGTCAGGCTCGTCCCGCCGGCGGAGGCTGAGTATCATGACCCAGCTCAGCATCCAGCGGTCGTTGTCACCCAGCCCGAAGAAGACTACGAGTACGGCCGTATGTCAACGAAGAACACAGACCGGGCGGGTTTTCAGTCTACCTCCAATCTCGATTTTGATGCGGAGTCTACAGTCTCGTCTAGGACGGTATCCGATTTGCTCCCAGACAAGCCGACACTCTACCCACGGCCATTACGGTGGAgtcagcagaagaaggtcatACCTTCCAGCGGGGCAACTGTATTTGAAGAAAACCACGCAAGACcagcaagaccaagaaggcTACCCAGTCCTCCACTCCAGCAATCTGGTCTTGCGTCAGGAATTGCAAGGGGACAAAATAGACATCTGATGGCAGGGTTACCTGCTAACCCACGTGCAATGATGTATGGCTTTGGAGGCCCGGGCTTAACACCACCCTGGAAAGAATTCAAGCATGAGAAGAGATCCGTATACCCAAGTGCCAAAGAGCAGGCGTCTCGGCAAGCCGCTGTACATGGGACGCCCCCGTACCCGCCCGGTCATAATCGAGTAGATTATGACGATGACCTTGATAACTACTGGAAAAACTCCAACGCTGGTTTCGTCGGAGCTAAAGTGATccagcctcagcatcaaCCCCAATCTTTAGATCCTAGTACAGCTCGCGGTGCCGGAGCGAATCGGAATTCAGTCAACGATTATCCAGGGTATCAATTTGAATTTGGCTTTGGCGATAGCAGTTCCAGCTCAGAATCCCGTCGAGCATCCCGCAACTCTGGGGGCTTCCGTCCACTTACCCCTGTGAGGGAGATAAGGACACCACTGCGTGAAATGCAGAAACCCACAGGAGAGAGCTCGAATCATGGAAAATCATCGACCACGAGATATTTATCAACCACAAAATCATCCGGCCCAGGCCCGCGCCCCCTCCCTGGCCCACCTGTTCCACCGCATCCTCCGCAAGAGGTTGTTTCTCGACCTCGGATTGTCCGGCAAGACGACATCAAGCGCGTCCAAATACGTCGCGGCAAACCGTTGCCGTCACCCAAAGATAGCGAGGTTACGGTTCCATACTCCCCAGATGACTTTTGGTTTGAGCCTAAGGACGAgccctcttccgcctctgcATACATTCTGCCCGCGCCTAGGAGTTCACCCAACTACAAGAAGTATACCTCAAAGGGGCAGCTTGGAATGCCTAAGAAGAAGCCGCTACCTCCAGAGCGGAACCTCACACCGTCGCGGAGAGGCGAAGATTTGATTCTTCAGGTGGAATGA
- a CDS encoding phosphatidyl synthase (transcript_id=CADANIAT00009993), whose product MSVYSQQSYTDAISNGNRYRRLSNNAAERADLFTGPNVLVPPKHLMASSQPADLAVEMEMAKQRMESDTSSTASAESPLAASPATSPLIPASTTTTDEFALAFDIDGVLIRGGKPIPAAIEAMKYINGDNPYGVKVPYIFVTNGGGKTEEERCLDLSRQLELEVAPGQFICGHTPMKEMAQKYDTVLVVGGEGEKCRIVAEGYGFRNVITPGDFIKTHHDTTPFRKLTEEEYNNSRVLDLETLRIDAIFVFADSRDWAGDQQIILDCLMSKNGNMLERSTTFDEGPPVFFSHNDVVWSTSHQHSRIGMGALRASLEALYKAVTGKELTTVAFGKPQLGTYEFATRLLRQWRKEFHGINKPPKTVYFVGDTPESDIRGTNKFNEISDTDWFSILVKTGVYQEGTIPRYPPKKTCGTVLDAVKFAINRELGLKTDDLRNNEPSPERYGEVRA is encoded by the exons ATGTCTGTATACAGTCAGCAAAGCTATACCGACGCCATTTCGAATGGCAACCGGTATCGCCGCTTGTCTAACAATGCCGCTGAACGGGCAGACCTTTTCACCGGCCCAAATGTGCTTGTGCCGCCCAAGCACCTAATGGCCTCGAGCCAGCCGGCGGACTTGGCCGTGGAGATGGAAATGGCCAAACAGCGTATGGAGAGTGACACCTCTTCAACGGCTTCGGCGGAAAGTCCTTTGGCTGCATCCCCAGCTACCTCGCCGCTCATCCCTGCTTCTACCACCACGACAGATGAGTTCGCCCTGGCTTTTGACATTGACGGTGTCCTCATCCGAGGAGGAAAGCCCATTCCTGCTGCTATTGAGGCTATGAAGTATATCAACGGGGATAACCCGTACGGCGTCAAAGT CCCGTACATTTTTGTTACGAATGGCGGTGGGAAAACTGAAGAAGAACGCTGCTTGGATCTCAGCCGTCAGCTCGAGCTTGAGGTCGCCCCGGGGCAGTTCATTTGCGGACATACCCCAATGAAAGAGATGGCGCAGAAATACGACACCGTCCTCGTTGTCGGTGGTGAAGGCGAGAAATGTCGAATTGTGGCTGAAGGCTATGGCTTCAGGAACGTCATCACTCCTGGAGATTTCATTAAGACGCATCATGACACCACGCCGTTCCGCAAGTTGACCGAAGAAGAATACAACAACTCCAGAGTGCTTGACCTTGAGACACTTCGAATTGACGCAATTTTTGTCTTCGCCGACAGCCGTGACTGGGCTGGCGACCAGCAGATCATTCTCGACTGCCTGATGAGCAAGAATGGCAATATGCTTGAGCGCTCCACGACCTTCGATGAGGGCCCgcccgtcttcttctcccacaaCGACGTGGTCTGGTCCACCTCGCACCAGCACTCCCGTATCGGCATGGGTGCGCTTCGCGCCTCACTTGAGGCTCTGTACAAGGCAGTGACCGGCAAGGAACTGACGACAGTCGCCTTCGGCAAGCCGCAGCTCGGCACCTATGAGTTCGCCAcacgtcttcttcgccagtgGCGCAAGGAGTTCCACGGCATCAACAAACCCCCTAAGACCGTTTATTTTGTCGGCGACACCCCAGAGTCCGACATCCGCGGCACAAACAAGTTCAATGAGATTAGCGATACAGATTGGTTCTCTATCCTTGTCAAGACAGGTGTTTACCAGGAGGGGACAATTCCGCGCTACCCGCCAAAGAAGACCTGCGGAACTGTCCTCGATGCGGTCAAGTTCGCTATCAACCGAGAGCTTGGACTAAAGACAGATGATCTTCGTAACAACGAGCCATCTCCTGAGCGATATGGGGAAGTCCGTGCCTGA